TAGGAGTGATTGATTGCAAAAGTGAAGCAACGGCAACACCAGAAAATCCACCGTAGAGGAAACTTGGGTTAAGGGTCTTCAAGTTGATGGAAAAGTCGTTGGCTTGGTAGTCTTGCTCCAACTGAACCATTGATGGTTGTGATTGTGCCAATTGCAAAGTAACCTTTGAAATGTTGGATTTGTCCCATCCATAGTTGATTCTACCACTGAAACTGAGGTCATTGTCGACATTACCCTGGAGGAAGTAATCTTCTGCAGCGTAAAGAGCACTAAACGCATAAGGTGGAAGAACTTGCGAGCCCAAGGAAAGGGTGTGGGAAGTTTGGAATGCAGGTGAGATGGAGAATGCCTTGTTTAAGTCTGCTCTCAAACCGGTGAAAAAGTATTGGTTGAGGAAAACGTCTCTGCTGACTTCCTTGTTGAGGTTCTCGATGGTACCTGGGTTGGTCAAACCCAAGTTCTTGCGGTGTTCACTAATGGTGATATATACATCGTTCAAGTAAGAAAAGACTGGGTTTGACGACCACAAGCtgtttgattttggtgGAGTTGGGGTAACGTTAGGTAAAGTTGGGACAGACAATTTCGACAAGTCTGCCACTGTGTATGGTGCATCGCTCTTGGTTTCAACTGACATTGTCTCTTCTTCGATCTATGACTGTGACTGTTACTGTGACTGTGTCTATGGAGAAGAATGTGAAGGTGTGCTTGTGTCTGTTATTTGATGCTAAGCCGATAGAAgtcaaaaacagaaaatacaaattgataaaaagaatgaagaaaagaaagctCTGGTTGGTGATTCTCactttctgtttctttgttctccAGTGTGTTTGCTTCACTCTGATTcagtttcctttttctctcttttctcttttctctcttttctctgtctctttcacttttttttttctttttaattttcgcTTGGTTCAAACTGCTGCTCTTGTTCTCCAAAAGCgttgaaaatttttaattcaaCTTTTGGGTGCAATTACACTACACTTTGGAACACTTGCAAAGAACGAGAGACacacagagagagagagagagagagagagagagagagagagacaaagacacatacacacacacacaaacatatatatattcagaGAGAACAACAATTGCAGACGAACCGTGGGCAATATTGTGCATAGAGTAGAAGTCCACTAGACTGTTGTGAGTTATTTCACGAAACGATTGAGACTTAAATGGCTGATCTAAGTCCTAGAAAAGTTATTCTGAGTAGAAGGAAGTATAATATATAGACAATGTGTCGCGACGGATATTGAAGGGCAAAATAAACCTATGAGGAAAATGATGTCATCCctgtcgcatagcactgtcacaagtgacaagtgtacgactgctgagcatcggttttagctggtagctcaccgataccagcggtttgagttcgtgacttgataggctatattccaactaagtgtaattgtcaatgatcgcacctataaaggtctcaatgctcataagttaagagagtaaattgtctcatacaaagtcactagtaaggagaatcgtgagagtatacactctgcacgttcacctagtgattcgtgttcaatgtagttgaccgtataaattatgtatttaaccgatatttctatataatagtgataagttaattttaccacttctcgttcctatttatattaACTCATCtcgtttgaagtttcaagtttcccatgtcgtgcaatattctccaaatattcacttagcggaaacaagggcacagagcgtccagTGTGTGTCACACTGTGACATCTTCCCCCCTTCAAAGTCAGATGAAAGATACGGCCTAATTTCAGTTGAACTTTGGAAAAATATTGATTTGAGGTAAAATAACTGTACAATATGATGATAACCGTTGTGGCCTCCCCTCCCctgcaaagcaaaaacttACCTATTAAATGATGAGCGGAGCGGCAACAAAAGGTTTCGACAATTTCCTGAAATTCTATCGAATAATAAGGGAAATGTTCTCATCAACGTTTGTGACAAATGAATaccttcaaatccaaaaaccaaatattgCGGTGTGAGCCCAATACGTTCGCGTACTGTAGTATGGTCCACACACAATGCTAAATCTACGTCCTGCATTGATTCGTTCGTGTCAGGATCGTTCGCATAAATATGCTTTTCTAATTTCTAATATTTGACTCTGCATATTGCCACTCTCATGTGATGTAGGAACAGGTTCATTTCTATTCCCTTCGCCTCCGGAATAGAATGACTTAAGTTCTTCATCTGGATTTACGACCTCCTCCATGGCTAGGTCTTCTAATTCCTTATTCATTGCCCGTGCAGAGGGATCGAACCTAGCATCAGATGCGTCAGGCTCTTCGTATTCGTAACCCAGATCTACTTCCATGCTTTCCTTGGGAAACTGGAGTTCCAGGAGTGGTAAATGCGAGTCAAGGGTTTGGAGAATGATCTCCGGTTGACAGAGACTTAGACTCTAAGTCTCGTCGAGAATCCTGCATAGTTTGATCTATGTCAGGACGAGGTGCGCTTTCGCGACGCATTACTTCAGCCTCCTGTCGCTGTCTGACTACTTCATTGAGTAGCTGCTTCACCTTGTCAGCTCTCAATTTATTTCGAGTAGATTTTAACACACTGGGGACAGGGGTATTTTTTGAAGCCCAATCCTTTACTACCTTTTTCGCAGATCGGGTATTGGCTGCGTACACCAAATATACATGAACGTCATCAACTGTGATCAATTCAATCCTTCGTTGTTTGTCACTCGTCCCTTGTCACTTTCTTCAAGCGTGATTCTGGACTTTGATGCAATAATGATGTTATATTTGGGATTTTAATTGGTGAAAGGATAAATGCTAGGAAAACCCTTCGTTCCATATTATTAAGGATTTTTGCTCAATTAATTTTTGGgattcaaattttttctttcgcATCGTGAGAGTTAGGTTTATTTGTCGGTGACCTCATCGAACGAAgtgaaaattttttcatcatcgaCTGGTCGTGCGTCTGAACCTCATTTTCTTAAATATTGTCGACAAAATATTTAAGATCACAAATGTAAGTCCCCTAAAATAGTAACACAATGATTCCGCGAATCCAGTAATCGACTAATAGAGCGTCCTGTAGAAACACTGAGGTTTCATGAAATTAGTTGGTTAAATCCTTTCGGGAACTTCATCCCACGGCAGCTACCTTTTCCGTCGTTTTTGAAAGGTGTATCGTCTCACCCGAAACACTGAGGTTTCAATAAGCTTAGTTGGTTAAATCCTTTCGGGAACTTCATCCCACGGCAGCTACCTTTTCCGTCGTTTTTGAAAGGTGTATCTTCTCACCATAAATGCCGTTTAGTTTGTTTAGCCTGCGGTCACCATATCTAGGCGAGAAATGATAATAGTAACTCCTAAACTCTGCTTTAACGGCCTCACCATAGCTGCAGAGACTGGTGAGCCAATTTTGAGATATAAACCCTGATTTGGGATGTGGTCATTACCTCTAAATAACTATTTTCCACGAAATTTGCACCACTGTGAGGGTAGCCACATACCCATGCAATATTCGGTACTTTTCGACGCCATGGCATTTCATGTACAGCATTCAATTATAGCCAAGTCGGCAGACACGACTCTAATCGGCCTATAGTTGCACTCTGTCTAACGTCTACAACCTTCGCCCTTTGTCAACTGATCGATGAATATCCCATCATAAAGTGTTGACAGTATGCGctatttgatattttctgGTGTAGTCCCGGATACGTTCCGAAGACCACAATGCATATTGTTTCATTGGACTAAACTCGCGCAGTTCTCCAATGAGGAGTAGCTCCTCCTTCAAACTATAGTTCACAACAGTGAAGCTATTAATTCGTGGATAAGAGATTTTCTCTTCCACAGGTCCTTCTCATAAATGATATTGACCAAAATGTTGTAAAGCCAAAGTATTGAAATGTCATGATCATTCAATATCCTGGTCGACAATACTGCTTAACAGTAGCCTCAATCAAAGTATCAATTACTTGAAATATTAGGTAACCATATCGAATCGTTCAAACAACATGATTTGCAAGGATTTGAGTTCCTCACTCTGGTCGCCATTctgtcgcatagcact
This DNA window, taken from Lodderomyces elongisporus chromosome 7, complete sequence, encodes the following:
- the TOM40 gene encoding translocase of outer mitochondrial membrane (BUSCO:EOG09262M2J), which encodes MSVETKSDAPYTVADLSKLSVPTLPNVTPTPPKSNSLWSSNPVFSYLNDVYITISEHRKNLGLTNPGTIENLNKEVSRDVFLNQYFFTGLRADLNKAFSISPAFQTSHTLSLGSQVLPPYAFSALYAAEDYFLQGNVDNDLSFSGRINYGWDKSNISKVTLQLAQSQPSMVQLEQDYQANDFSINLKTLNPSFLYGGFSGVAVASLLQSITPKFALGLEAMYSKQPMSPPDTAVSYVARYNNNGKWIASAQVQAQGALIASFWRKVSDKVEAGLETQVAATMKQVADPLMGVGFEPVIEGTTTIGAKYEYRTAVFRGQLDSKGKVSAFLEKRILPTVSVLFSGEIDQFKNTSRLGLGLQFEAAGNEQLMLMQQGLVDANGNPIPGAPPAM